The Pseudoalteromonas arctica A 37-1-2 genome includes a region encoding these proteins:
- a CDS encoding patatin-like phospholipase family protein, with protein sequence MIEIHAGKTAAKIINEQGFKPELFTSFLGASGGPKWFTLFGLDKYIFGEFFKNRTQPLNLIGSSAGAFRSACFAQNDPVAAIERLAKSYSQTRYSSNKPTPSEITIKARALLEDVFGDNGVTEIINNPIFKAHFIVAKSNGFIASENKLIQLMGLSKSYMLNRVNRKLLGSQYERFIFGPATSDLSITDSYNFKTQNIALTQNNLKDALLASGSIPLVMQGIKNIAGSPQGIYRDGGIIDYHFDLKVNNPGLILYPHFNSEPKAGWFDKNLKRKVSPLNYDNVVMITPSKEFVASLPYGKIPDRNDFTDLDADTRIKYWNTVFSETEKLAEAFEGKLKLNITL encoded by the coding sequence ATGATCGAGATTCACGCAGGGAAAACAGCGGCTAAAATTATTAACGAACAGGGCTTTAAACCTGAACTTTTCACCTCTTTTTTAGGTGCAAGTGGCGGCCCTAAATGGTTTACTTTATTTGGCTTAGATAAATATATTTTTGGTGAATTTTTTAAAAATCGTACCCAACCACTTAATTTAATTGGCTCATCTGCTGGCGCTTTTCGCTCTGCGTGTTTTGCACAAAACGATCCTGTTGCTGCGATTGAGCGCTTAGCAAAATCGTATTCGCAAACCCGATACTCAAGTAATAAACCAACACCAAGTGAAATCACAATAAAAGCGCGCGCATTACTTGAAGATGTTTTTGGCGATAACGGCGTCACCGAAATTATAAATAACCCAATATTTAAAGCGCACTTTATAGTAGCAAAATCAAATGGCTTTATTGCCAGCGAAAATAAATTAATACAGTTAATGGGTTTATCAAAAAGTTATATGTTAAACCGCGTTAACCGAAAATTATTAGGCTCGCAGTATGAGCGTTTTATATTTGGCCCAGCAACAAGTGACTTATCAATTACCGACAGCTACAATTTTAAAACGCAAAACATAGCGCTTACTCAAAATAATTTAAAAGACGCATTACTTGCATCGGGCTCTATACCACTTGTTATGCAAGGCATAAAAAATATTGCAGGCTCGCCGCAAGGAATATATCGCGATGGCGGAATAATTGATTACCACTTTGATTTAAAAGTTAATAATCCAGGACTTATTTTATATCCGCATTTTAATAGCGAGCCAAAAGCAGGGTGGTTCGATAAAAATTTAAAACGTAAAGTATCACCACTTAATTACGATAACGTGGTGATGATAACCCCATCAAAAGAATTTGTAGCAAGCTTACCGTACGGAAAAATTCCAGACAGAAACGACTTTACCGATCTTGATGCAGATACACGCATTAAATATTGGAATACTGTTTTTAGTGAAACTGAAAAGTTGGCTGAGGCATTTGAAGGAAAATTGAAGTTGAATATAACTTTATAA
- a CDS encoding DUF4145 domain-containing protein, translating into MSLRINLENGTQAEIDKEADICPICDTAQIPVRIFVTITGELEKYDTKLEIVMKCMNSNCARLYIAQYIKDNIGFIYNKFKFNYSFPKAFKAPDITKEITDISQSFRKIFIQASEAESKQLDELAGIGYRKALEYLIKDYCISIKPDKEEDIKSNQLSRVINNYVTDENLKSCANRAVWLGNDETHYIRKWENHDLKDLKILIQLTCTWIQSSILTKKYMDEMSRD; encoded by the coding sequence ATGAGTTTAAGAATAAACTTAGAAAATGGAACTCAAGCTGAAATAGATAAAGAAGCTGATATATGTCCAATTTGTGATACAGCACAAATACCTGTTAGAATATTTGTTACCATAACCGGTGAATTAGAAAAATATGATACAAAATTAGAAATAGTAATGAAATGCATGAATAGTAATTGTGCAAGATTATATATAGCTCAATATATTAAAGACAATATCGGATTCATTTACAATAAGTTTAAATTTAACTATTCATTTCCTAAAGCATTTAAAGCACCTGATATTACTAAAGAGATAACAGATATCTCTCAATCATTTAGAAAAATATTTATTCAAGCTAGTGAAGCTGAATCAAAACAATTAGATGAGTTAGCTGGTATTGGCTATAGAAAAGCACTCGAATATTTAATAAAAGATTATTGTATAAGTATAAAACCAGATAAAGAAGAAGACATAAAATCTAATCAATTAAGTCGTGTTATAAATAACTATGTAACAGATGAGAATCTAAAGAGTTGTGCAAATAGAGCCGTGTGGCTTGGTAATGATGAAACTCATTATATTAGAAAATGGGAAAACCACGACCTTAAAGATTTAAAAATATTAATTCAATTAACTTGTACGTGGATACAAAGCTCAATTTTAACAAAGAAATATATGGATGAAATGAGTCGTGATTAA
- a CDS encoding lipid-binding SYLF domain-containing protein, whose product MKKLIILSVLALTVALTGCATTGSASPSEKRSLVQSMKANTLDKLYAEKPDVKKQIANSAGYAVFDNANVNVVLASFGGGYGVVRNNLTGKSTYMNMGEAGLGLGLGVKDFNVVMVFHNQAALNRFIEHGWAFGGNADAAAKYEDKGGALVAEAIADQVTVYSVTENGLALQAVLKGTKFWVDSELN is encoded by the coding sequence ATGAAAAAACTAATTATACTAAGTGTACTTGCTTTAACTGTTGCGTTAACTGGGTGTGCTACTACAGGTAGTGCATCGCCAAGCGAAAAACGTTCACTTGTACAAAGTATGAAAGCAAACACATTAGATAAATTATACGCTGAAAAACCTGATGTTAAAAAACAAATTGCTAACTCTGCTGGTTATGCTGTATTCGATAACGCGAATGTAAATGTAGTGCTTGCTAGCTTTGGCGGTGGTTACGGTGTTGTTAGAAATAATCTTACAGGTAAATCGACTTACATGAATATGGGCGAAGCCGGTTTAGGACTTGGCTTAGGCGTTAAAGATTTTAACGTTGTAATGGTTTTTCATAACCAAGCTGCATTAAACAGATTTATTGAACATGGTTGGGCATTTGGCGGAAACGCTGATGCAGCAGCAAAATATGAAGATAAAGGCGGTGCATTGGTTGCCGAAGCGATTGCAGATCAAGTTACTGTATATTCTGTAACCGAAAATGGCCTTGCACTACAAGCTGTATTAAAGGGAACTAAGTTTTGGGTTGATTCAGAGCTTAATTAA
- a CDS encoding tyrosine-type recombinase/integrase codes for MLVALVDTLKQLRYQIAHLDDGTLNSEYPELASFIQEIGLTVTESKADLTFLYQFLYVYGRKSEATYSRFRNELERFYLWSWLIAEKSVFDLKREDIEAYVDFMVEPDKAWAATSVQWRYKDEQGIRRLNQNWRPFMLKESIASQQTLSSMFTALNVFYKFALLEEKTFANFVPVVKKNSPYLVVQSQIQIPDTLSDIQWEYVFGVTRDLCEHNPDLERNLFTLACLKGLYLRISELSERPQWSPVMSHFWQDNDGFWFLRIMGKGNKLRDVTLSDDFVEYLKRYRLYRGLPALPRVDESDPLVHKIRGQGGMTVRQIRRLVQQSFDYAQQSLLDDGFKDDAEQLGAATAHWLRHTGATHDAQTRPLKHLSEDLGHSKIATTDQIYIQTNIKERAKSGLKRKI; via the coding sequence ATGCTTGTTGCTTTGGTTGATACGTTAAAACAATTAAGATATCAAATTGCCCATCTAGATGACGGTACTCTCAATTCAGAATACCCAGAACTTGCATCCTTTATACAGGAAATTGGCTTGACTGTAACTGAATCAAAAGCCGATCTGACATTCTTGTATCAGTTTTTATATGTTTATGGCCGAAAATCAGAAGCCACTTATAGTCGTTTTCGAAATGAGCTTGAACGCTTTTATTTATGGTCATGGTTAATCGCAGAAAAATCAGTATTCGATTTAAAACGTGAAGATATTGAAGCTTACGTTGATTTTATGGTTGAACCCGATAAAGCATGGGCTGCAACTTCAGTGCAATGGCGTTATAAAGATGAACAAGGAATTCGTCGATTAAACCAAAACTGGCGCCCTTTTATGCTTAAAGAATCCATTGCTAGTCAGCAAACTTTATCGTCTATGTTTACAGCATTAAATGTGTTTTATAAGTTTGCCTTACTAGAAGAAAAAACATTTGCTAACTTTGTCCCTGTTGTTAAAAAAAATAGTCCGTACTTAGTTGTTCAATCACAAATTCAAATTCCAGACACATTAAGCGATATTCAATGGGAATACGTTTTTGGTGTAACGCGTGATTTATGCGAACATAACCCTGATTTAGAGCGAAACTTATTTACGCTTGCCTGCTTAAAAGGTCTTTATTTACGAATCTCAGAATTATCTGAGCGCCCACAGTGGTCGCCGGTGATGTCTCATTTTTGGCAAGATAATGATGGTTTCTGGTTTTTACGTATTATGGGCAAAGGTAATAAATTACGAGATGTAACCTTAAGCGATGATTTTGTTGAATATTTAAAACGTTATAGACTATACAGAGGTTTACCTGCCCTTCCCCGTGTTGATGAATCAGATCCCTTGGTTCATAAAATTCGCGGGCAAGGTGGTATGACCGTAAGGCAAATTAGGCGTTTAGTTCAACAAAGTTTTGATTATGCACAGCAATCATTACTTGATGATGGTTTTAAAGATGATGCTGAACAACTTGGTGCTGCAACTGCGCATTGGCTTCGCCATACTGGTGCCACACATGATGCGCAAACCAGACCGCTTAAACATTTGTCAGAAGATTTAGGTCATTCTAAAATTGCGACTACCGATCAAATTTATATTCAAACAAATATTAAAGAGCGAGCAAAGTCAGGACTTAAAAGGAAAATTTAA